In a genomic window of Vibrio gigantis:
- a CDS encoding LysR substrate-binding domain-containing protein: protein MKLPPLRSIQCFESVARLNSFSQAAIALHVTQSAVSHQVRLLEEYLGETLFVRQGRRLSLTPIGERYYEDVSHSLQNIAQASYQIREGDSGKIRIAMYSSLAVKWLVPRLENLRQQHPEIDLTLSMVADEPEFSDQVADCFITAYPPKKNYVSDFLYKEQLYPFCSQKVWQRIEDKPLPEALWDQQLLSVSSIFKDGGEAKDWIQWCERGGFSLPKDVKISQFSHMVLAAEAVKYHQGIAFLNDYFLNDQDLQQNLVRIPMHDLPTGDNMYFVYKKSRAKQFEIKTLGHWLKQQCFDYE, encoded by the coding sequence ATGAAATTACCCCCTTTGAGATCAATACAATGTTTCGAATCTGTCGCTCGTTTAAATAGCTTTTCTCAGGCGGCTATCGCGCTTCATGTTACTCAAAGTGCGGTGAGTCATCAGGTTCGCTTGCTAGAGGAATACTTAGGTGAAACCTTGTTTGTGCGTCAGGGAAGGCGTTTATCGCTCACCCCGATAGGAGAGCGTTACTACGAAGATGTGTCTCATTCATTGCAGAATATCGCTCAAGCCAGCTACCAAATCCGCGAAGGTGACAGTGGGAAAATTCGGATTGCAATGTACAGTTCTTTGGCGGTGAAATGGTTGGTGCCTAGGCTCGAAAACTTACGCCAGCAGCATCCAGAAATCGATTTAACGTTAAGTATGGTAGCTGATGAGCCTGAGTTTTCGGATCAAGTAGCCGATTGCTTTATCACTGCCTATCCGCCAAAGAAAAACTACGTTAGTGACTTCCTATACAAAGAGCAGCTCTATCCGTTCTGTAGCCAAAAGGTGTGGCAGAGAATCGAAGATAAACCTTTGCCAGAGGCACTATGGGATCAGCAGTTACTTTCAGTAAGTTCAATCTTCAAGGACGGCGGTGAAGCGAAAGACTGGATTCAGTGGTGTGAACGTGGTGGTTTCAGCTTGCCAAAGGATGTGAAAATTAGCCAGTTCAGCCATATGGTACTGGCGGCCGAGGCCGTGAAATATCATCAAGGTATCGCATTCCTGAACGATTACTTTCTTAACGACCAAGATCTTCAACAAAACTTGGTTCGTATCCCAATGCACGATTTGCCGACTGGCGACAATATGTACTTTGTCTACAAAAAGTCGAGAGCAAAGCAGTTTGAAATCAAAACTTTAGGCCATTGGCTCAAACAGCAATGTTTTGATTATGAGTAA
- a CDS encoding EAL domain-containing protein codes for MDIKYQHFAKTSFYFAISFFFSMALLIPFTPSHYQNLTEDTSRLVETRLESIQSRFDLFLSGITPSHTCDSMVRQLRQTVFDADWVKEAAVFNKDDRFYCSTTDGDVSFRLYSTIRQRLNDDPNLTTLSYSNSAITQVQSIMLMFSNKDDAGVSLMIPPHFIYDTVETNLNNHGIQARVEVIKRDIHPSDIGPSIAKVRIQSNIYPLTITSYIGYQYYLNFMLSYMWFGFLMAGITTIILLSIKHKKQSQRSLEYSLSSALKNKHLHVHMQPIVNRNTTEIVGCESLLRWNDPIEGNVSPAIFIPLAESLGLIEDLTYFVLREVLYTMKNHREVFESKYISVNISRNVVSNSNFANKVISIYKKNPDILKQVVFEVTEDGECSDADMVKIKNNLTKLSDLGVRVAIDDFGTGYAGLDFVRQFPFSILKIDRVFVKNISDESSLGIPLLESMLQLSRTLGMQVIVEGVEYESQVNILSKLGVDYIQGFYFYKPMPINLTISLLRQQHMTTNHSDQILSTSIPE; via the coding sequence ATGGATATCAAGTACCAACATTTTGCCAAAACTTCGTTCTACTTTGCCATTTCTTTCTTTTTTTCTATGGCATTGCTTATCCCTTTTACACCGTCTCATTACCAGAATTTAACCGAAGACACATCGAGACTCGTCGAAACAAGGCTTGAGAGCATCCAATCAAGGTTTGACCTTTTTTTATCTGGCATCACACCGAGCCACACTTGCGACTCAATGGTTAGGCAGCTCCGCCAAACTGTTTTTGATGCCGATTGGGTAAAAGAAGCGGCGGTATTCAATAAAGACGACCGTTTTTACTGCTCGACTACCGATGGCGACGTATCGTTTCGCCTGTACAGCACCATCAGACAAAGACTCAATGACGACCCTAACTTAACAACCTTGTCGTATTCGAATTCAGCGATAACTCAAGTGCAATCCATCATGCTTATGTTCTCGAATAAGGACGATGCGGGAGTTAGTCTGATGATTCCGCCACATTTCATCTATGACACAGTCGAGACGAACCTTAACAACCATGGCATTCAGGCCAGAGTTGAGGTGATCAAAAGAGATATCCACCCATCTGATATCGGCCCATCCATCGCCAAAGTGCGAATACAATCGAACATCTACCCACTCACCATCACGTCATACATTGGGTACCAGTATTATTTGAACTTCATGTTAAGCTATATGTGGTTTGGCTTTTTGATGGCAGGAATTACCACCATTATTCTCCTTTCTATCAAACATAAAAAACAGAGCCAACGTAGCTTAGAGTACTCGCTGTCTAGCGCACTCAAAAACAAACATCTACATGTTCACATGCAACCTATCGTCAACCGAAACACAACGGAAATCGTAGGCTGCGAATCGCTGCTCAGATGGAACGACCCAATTGAAGGCAATGTGTCCCCTGCCATCTTCATTCCTCTGGCAGAAAGCCTGGGGTTGATTGAAGACCTGACCTACTTTGTGCTGCGTGAAGTGTTGTACACGATGAAGAATCACCGCGAGGTGTTTGAGTCAAAATACATTAGCGTCAATATCAGCCGAAACGTTGTCTCCAACAGTAACTTCGCCAACAAAGTCATTAGCATCTATAAGAAGAACCCAGATATTCTCAAACAGGTGGTTTTTGAAGTCACTGAGGATGGTGAGTGTTCTGATGCGGATATGGTCAAAATCAAAAACAACTTAACCAAGCTGTCTGATTTAGGCGTGAGAGTCGCGATTGATGACTTTGGTACTGGCTACGCAGGTTTAGACTTTGTAAGACAGTTCCCGTTCAGCATTCTCAAAATCGATCGCGTTTTTGTGAAAAACATTTCGGACGAATCTAGCCTTGGTATCCCTTTACTCGAATCAATGCTTCAGTTGTCACGTACCCTAGGCATGCAGGTAATCGTTGAAGGGGTTGAGTACGAATCCCAAGTGAACATCTTATCTAAACTGGGCGTGGACTATATCCAAGGCTTCTATTTTTATAAGCCAATGCCGATAAACCTGACGATCAGCTTACTCAGACAGCAGCACATGACCACGAACCATAGCGATCAAATCTTATCCACCTCAATACCAGAATAG
- a CDS encoding lysozyme inhibitor LprI family protein, translating into MKKLLSIVLLTFMPLLASASDDVVDCENAMNTLEINHCAALELESVQLELEKYLAASFEHNSYDAELVSSIKSAQESWQAYMTAHCDSVYTQWRDGSIRGLMVLSCKTKLTKQRTHEVWENFLTYMDSTPPVLPEPKLMD; encoded by the coding sequence ATGAAAAAGCTTTTATCAATCGTGTTATTAACGTTTATGCCTTTGCTAGCATCAGCATCAGATGATGTTGTCGATTGCGAGAATGCGATGAACACGCTAGAGATTAATCACTGTGCCGCGCTTGAGCTTGAATCGGTGCAGTTGGAGCTTGAGAAATACTTAGCAGCGAGCTTTGAACACAACTCTTATGATGCTGAGCTAGTCAGTTCAATCAAAAGCGCGCAGGAGAGTTGGCAAGCCTATATGACAGCGCATTGTGACTCTGTGTATACCCAATGGCGCGACGGTTCAATTCGTGGGCTGATGGTACTTTCTTGTAAGACCAAGCTAACCAAGCAACGCACACATGAGGTGTGGGAAAACTTTTTAACTTACATGGACAGCACGCCACCTGTATTACCTGAACCTAAGTTGATGGATTAG
- a CDS encoding carbon-nitrogen hydrolase family protein: protein MNDVSITLVQLEVEYKNKQKNLALVSDLLDAQASVGDITLLPELFSTGYIFNQASEVHELSENFANSQTIDSLSRLAAKHETLIVAGIAEEDQGQYYNSVAVIDGTGLRHKYRKVSQTKFDKQYFSRGDEHLMFEHKGLKFGVAICFDIWFPEIMRAYQSVDVILHPANFGGHHSFAIGQARALEEGCHIVTCNRVGQDVVDAFTATYCGGSRVYSPKGDLVLQCSDKQSVETVSIQDLSLAPQYNGVDVLEEIEHITSALSC from the coding sequence TTGAATGATGTCAGTATCACTCTTGTTCAGCTTGAAGTTGAATACAAAAACAAACAGAAAAACCTCGCGCTGGTTTCGGATCTTTTAGATGCGCAAGCCTCTGTCGGTGACATTACTTTGCTACCAGAATTGTTCTCTACGGGTTACATCTTTAACCAAGCGTCAGAAGTTCATGAGCTGAGTGAAAACTTCGCCAATAGCCAGACTATTGATTCTTTGTCGCGATTAGCAGCAAAGCATGAAACCTTGATTGTTGCTGGTATTGCAGAGGAAGACCAAGGCCAATATTACAATAGCGTTGCTGTTATTGATGGAACGGGGCTGCGCCATAAGTACCGAAAAGTCAGTCAAACCAAATTCGATAAGCAGTATTTCTCGAGAGGGGATGAACACCTAATGTTTGAGCACAAAGGCTTAAAGTTTGGTGTCGCGATTTGCTTCGATATTTGGTTCCCAGAGATCATGAGAGCTTATCAGTCGGTCGACGTTATTCTTCATCCAGCCAATTTTGGTGGTCACCACAGTTTTGCCATTGGGCAGGCGAGGGCATTAGAAGAAGGTTGCCACATCGTAACGTGTAACCGTGTTGGGCAAGATGTGGTTGATGCGTTTACCGCGACGTACTGTGGTGGAAGCCGAGTTTATTCACCAAAGGGAGACTTAGTACTTCAATGTTCGGATAAACAGTCGGTTGAAACCGTGAGCATTCAAGACCTGTCTTTGGCGCCTCAGTACAACGGTGTTGATGTGTTAGAAGAAATAGAGCATATAACGTCTGCGTTGAGTTGTTAG
- a CDS encoding substrate-binding domain-containing protein: protein MATMKDIARLAKVSTSTVSHVINKSRFVSKEIAERVNSAAKELNYAPSALARSLKMKQTKTLGMLVTTSTNPFFGEVVKGVERRCYEKGYNLILCNTEGDSERMKSSIDTLLQKRVDGLMLMCSTLEGEHIDVFERYPELPVVVMDWGPMLFASDKIQDNSHQGGYMATKHLIDNGHSQIGCITGPLHRNQASSRYQGFKQAMEEANLEINPNWIVESNFECDGGFDSYQTLKARGGMPSALFVSNDMMAMGVIHAAAQDGTSIPNDLSIIGYDDIHLSKYMTPALSTVHQPKHRLGKAAVDTLLNRLETPDAYPQVVELEPTLVERSSVKTI from the coding sequence ATGGCAACAATGAAAGACATCGCTCGGCTAGCAAAGGTTTCAACTTCAACCGTTAGCCATGTGATCAACAAGTCACGTTTTGTCAGTAAAGAGATAGCTGAGCGTGTTAACAGTGCGGCTAAAGAACTCAACTACGCGCCTTCTGCATTAGCTCGTAGCTTGAAAATGAAGCAAACCAAAACTTTGGGCATGTTAGTTACTACCTCGACCAACCCATTCTTTGGTGAAGTAGTGAAAGGGGTTGAACGTCGTTGCTACGAAAAAGGCTACAACCTCATCTTATGTAACACCGAAGGCGACAGCGAGCGCATGAAATCGTCTATCGATACTTTGCTGCAAAAGCGTGTCGATGGCTTAATGCTGATGTGTTCAACCCTTGAAGGTGAACATATCGATGTGTTTGAACGTTACCCAGAACTGCCCGTTGTGGTTATGGACTGGGGCCCTATGCTATTTGCCAGCGACAAGATCCAAGATAACTCGCATCAAGGTGGTTACATGGCAACGAAGCACCTAATCGATAACGGCCATTCTCAGATTGGTTGTATCACAGGCCCACTGCACCGCAACCAAGCTTCGTCTCGTTATCAAGGCTTCAAGCAAGCGATGGAAGAAGCGAATTTAGAGATCAACCCTAATTGGATTGTAGAATCGAACTTCGAATGTGATGGCGGCTTTGATTCTTACCAAACATTGAAAGCGCGTGGTGGAATGCCTAGCGCACTGTTTGTTAGCAATGACATGATGGCAATGGGTGTAATTCATGCGGCGGCGCAAGATGGCACATCGATTCCGAATGATCTGTCTATTATTGGCTACGATGACATCCACCTGTCGAAGTACATGACACCGGCGTTAAGCACTGTCCACCAGCCAAAACATCGTTTGGGTAAAGCGGCTGTAGACACGCTATTAAACCGACTCGAAACACCGGATGCGTATCCGCAAGTTGTTGAACTGGAACCGACGTTAGTGGAACGAAGCAGCGTGAAAACGATTTAG
- the rbsK gene encoding ribokinase: protein MTQLIVLGSVNADHVLQVPSFPRPGETLIGGNYQVIPGGKGANQAVAAARLNADIGFIACVGDDPFGINIRQDFAKDGINIDGVIVADNTPTGIAMIQVSATGENSICLSAEANNKLTCDQIEPHLEKIRGAKYLLTQLETPIEGIEYAAKVAKESGTRVILNPAPARPLSDSLLACVDVITPNETEAEVLTGITVTDNESAHQAALALHAKGIETVMITLGAKGVWVSHGGQGNQNGEGELIAGFRVEATDTTAAGDTFNGALVTGLLEDMPLERAIKFAHAAAAISVTRFGAQTSIPSRSETDAFLAERLPA, encoded by the coding sequence ATGACTCAACTGATTGTTTTAGGTAGCGTTAACGCTGACCACGTACTGCAAGTTCCTTCGTTCCCTCGTCCGGGTGAAACCTTGATTGGCGGTAACTATCAGGTCATTCCTGGCGGTAAAGGCGCAAACCAAGCGGTCGCTGCTGCGCGATTAAACGCAGATATCGGCTTTATCGCTTGTGTCGGTGACGACCCATTTGGCATCAACATCCGTCAAGACTTCGCTAAAGATGGCATCAACATCGACGGTGTTATCGTTGCAGACAACACCCCGACTGGCATTGCGATGATCCAAGTATCCGCAACGGGTGAAAACAGCATTTGTCTTTCAGCTGAAGCCAACAACAAGCTGACTTGCGATCAAATCGAACCACATCTAGAGAAAATTCGTGGTGCTAAGTACCTGCTGACTCAACTTGAAACACCGATTGAAGGCATTGAATACGCAGCAAAAGTGGCAAAAGAGAGTGGAACTCGCGTGATTCTCAACCCGGCTCCTGCTCGTCCATTATCAGATTCACTACTTGCTTGTGTTGATGTAATTACACCTAACGAAACCGAAGCGGAAGTTCTGACAGGCATTACCGTGACGGACAATGAATCGGCTCACCAAGCTGCTTTGGCTCTGCACGCAAAAGGTATCGAGACGGTAATGATCACGCTTGGCGCTAAAGGTGTTTGGGTAAGTCATGGTGGTCAAGGGAATCAAAACGGTGAAGGTGAATTGATCGCAGGCTTCCGTGTAGAAGCAACAGACACCACCGCAGCCGGTGACACCTTCAACGGTGCGTTGGTAACCGGTTTGCTTGAAGACATGCCGCTAGAGCGCGCAATTAAGTTTGCTCATGCCGCGGCAGCAATTTCAGTGACTCGCTTTGGTGCTCAAACGTCGATTCCAAGCCGTTCTGAAACCGATGCATTTCTAGCAGAACGTTTACCGGCTTAG
- the rbsB gene encoding ribose ABC transporter substrate-binding protein RbsB: protein MKKLATLISAALLSTTVSVSAQAQDTMAIVLSTLNNPFFVTMKDGAEAKAEELGYKLIVLDSQNDPSKELSNIEDLTIRGVKAILINPTDSDAVSNAIRMANRSNIPVLTLDRGASRGDVVSHIASDNVIGGEMAGHFIMEKVGEKAKVIQLEGIAGTSAARERGEGFMNAVNGSGLELLASQPADFDRTKGLNVMENLLAANPDVEAVFAQNDEMALGALRAVQASGKDVMIVGFDGTEDGIAAVNRGLLGATVAQQPDLIGSLGIEMADKVLKGETVDEYVPVPLKIIAK from the coding sequence ATGAAAAAATTAGCGACTCTTATTTCTGCTGCTCTTCTTTCTACAACGGTATCTGTGTCTGCACAGGCGCAAGATACAATGGCAATCGTTCTGTCTACATTGAACAACCCATTCTTCGTAACCATGAAAGATGGCGCAGAAGCGAAAGCTGAAGAGCTAGGCTACAAGCTTATCGTTCTTGATTCTCAAAACGACCCAAGCAAAGAGCTTTCGAACATTGAAGATCTAACCATTCGTGGTGTTAAGGCAATCCTGATCAACCCAACGGATTCAGACGCCGTGTCTAACGCAATTCGCATGGCTAACCGCTCTAACATCCCAGTACTAACACTAGACCGTGGCGCAAGCCGTGGTGACGTAGTGAGCCACATCGCATCTGATAACGTAATCGGTGGTGAAATGGCGGGTCACTTCATTATGGAAAAAGTGGGCGAAAAAGCGAAAGTAATTCAACTTGAAGGCATCGCAGGTACTTCTGCAGCTCGTGAACGTGGTGAAGGCTTCATGAACGCGGTAAACGGCAGCGGCCTAGAGCTTCTAGCAAGCCAACCTGCTGATTTTGACCGTACTAAAGGTCTGAACGTAATGGAAAACCTACTTGCAGCGAACCCAGACGTTGAAGCAGTATTCGCTCAGAACGATGAAATGGCACTAGGTGCACTTCGCGCAGTTCAAGCATCTGGTAAAGACGTAATGATCGTTGGCTTCGACGGCACTGAAGACGGCATCGCAGCAGTTAACCGTGGCCTACTTGGCGCAACCGTAGCACAACAGCCAGACCTAATCGGCTCTCTAGGTATCGAAATGGCAGACAAAGTGCTTAAAGGCGAAACAGTAGACGAGTACGTACCAGTACCTCTAAAAATCATCGCTAAGTAA